A region of Alkalinema sp. FACHB-956 DNA encodes the following proteins:
- the cobN gene encoding cobaltochelatase subunit CobN: MHRIAAIPGGWNPGQEGVVVIEQQPAPIVFLTAADTEIQALAQACSQLPSDFPAIRAVNLLNLQQQLTIDTYAETVLEEAKIVVVRLLGGVAYWGYGLEVLQELSQRRGTHLILLPGDDKPDPALMSRSTLPLPVVNRCWRYWTEGGLENVKNGLLDLANHCLGRSYPVVSPQPVPKVGYYPCEPTPLSWPKVGILFYRAHYLAGNTAPIAALCEALRDRQLTPVPVFVSSLRDPDVAADLLAEFQPKEQPGLQVLLNTTSFSLISPLGIGQAQPDFEPDLGETLWQRLDVPIFQVIFSGGTAEQWRSQVRGLSPRDVAMNVALPEVDGRIITRAISFKAVQTQHPQLQTEVVGYEPIADRVKFVADLAANWVRLRQTPIADRKIALVLANYPTRNGRLANGVGLDTPASCVEILKALQKAGYTIEDVPQTSDELIRRLTQGFTNDPESQTVISHDLFYDRDCFNREFSDLPEIVQQQIQQRWNGHESGETHGRSQAFPIAGICLGNVFVGVQPSRGYDHDPALNYHAPDLEPTLEYLAFYSWVRSQFGSHAIVHVGKHGNLEWLPGKSVALSEQCYPEVALGALPHFYPFIVNDPGEGSQSKRRAQAVIIDHLTPPMTRAELYGNLQQLENLVDEYYEAINLNPGRMGLISEKITELLTQEHLDRDWQLPAIEIAAGNDFEETVLTSLDRNLCELKDAQIRDGLHIFGQCPEGTQLRDLIIAIARHPQPGRMGLTRAIAEAWNLEFDPLTADPAEPFVQALPSQSSQSSQSTGDREGKSTWRKVGDGIAAIEAEAIRLVDRLLDSSVSESLALILEGSIPLNPPFKGGLDNPSSFLNPPNLPVTGLSESRIQALQQELHWIVNTLLPNLQATTQEITGLLHGLSGGYVPAAPSGAPTRGRPEVLPTGRNFYSVDIRAIPTESAWDVGRRAAEALIERYTQENGDYPKTLGLSIWGTSTMRTGGDDLAEALALLGVQPIWDGSSRRVVDFEIIPLSILDRPRVDVTLRISGFFRDAFPNLIDLFDQAVAKVAALDEPAEDNPLAARCRQESIAWQAQGLPEDQAIERSQYRIFGSKPGAYGAGLQGVIEAQNWTTDADLAQAYINWSSYAYTGAAIGQSAPEAFTQRLQQLEIVLHNQDNREHDLLDSDDYYQFQGGLTAAVRTVQGRQPQTYFGDHALPERPRIRTLQEEIAKVYRSRVVNPKWIAGAMRHGYKGAFEMAATVDYLFAYDATARCVEDHMYQGVAQAYVLDPTVQTFVQQHNPWALRDMAERLLEAHQRGLWEQANATTIAQLQAIVLEAEGTIEERQS; this comes from the coding sequence ATGCATCGCATTGCGGCTATTCCAGGGGGGTGGAATCCTGGGCAAGAGGGAGTTGTTGTCATTGAGCAGCAGCCAGCGCCGATCGTCTTTCTCACGGCTGCGGATACCGAAATCCAAGCCCTGGCCCAGGCTTGTTCCCAGTTGCCCTCGGACTTTCCTGCCATCCGAGCGGTGAATTTGCTGAATCTCCAGCAGCAGTTGACGATCGATACCTATGCTGAAACGGTGTTGGAAGAGGCAAAAATCGTCGTGGTGCGGCTGTTGGGGGGCGTGGCCTACTGGGGCTACGGCTTGGAGGTCTTGCAGGAACTGAGCCAACGCAGGGGCACCCATTTAATTTTGTTGCCCGGAGATGATAAACCCGACCCCGCGCTGATGAGCCGATCGACCCTGCCGCTCCCGGTGGTGAATCGCTGTTGGCGCTATTGGACGGAAGGGGGACTGGAGAATGTCAAGAATGGGCTGCTGGATCTGGCTAACCACTGCCTGGGCCGCAGCTATCCCGTGGTGTCGCCCCAGCCAGTGCCCAAGGTGGGCTACTACCCCTGCGAACCGACGCCGCTCTCCTGGCCCAAGGTCGGTATTTTGTTCTACCGAGCCCATTATTTAGCGGGCAATACGGCTCCGATCGCGGCGTTGTGTGAGGCATTGCGCGATCGGCAGTTAACCCCAGTTCCCGTGTTTGTCTCCTCCCTACGGGATCCGGATGTGGCGGCGGACTTATTGGCAGAATTTCAACCCAAGGAGCAACCTGGTCTGCAAGTCCTGCTGAACACGACCAGTTTTTCCCTGATTTCCCCCCTGGGGATTGGGCAAGCGCAACCAGACTTCGAGCCCGATCTGGGGGAAACCCTTTGGCAACGGTTAGATGTGCCGATTTTTCAAGTGATTTTTAGTGGCGGGACGGCGGAACAATGGCGATCGCAGGTGCGGGGGTTGTCGCCTCGGGATGTGGCGATGAATGTGGCGCTGCCGGAGGTGGATGGCCGGATTATCACTCGTGCTATTTCCTTTAAGGCGGTGCAAACCCAGCATCCGCAGTTACAAACGGAAGTGGTGGGCTATGAGCCGATTGCCGATCGGGTGAAGTTTGTGGCGGATTTGGCGGCGAATTGGGTGCGACTGCGGCAAACGCCGATCGCCGATCGTAAAATTGCCTTAGTGCTGGCCAACTATCCCACCCGCAATGGTCGGCTAGCCAATGGTGTGGGGTTAGATACGCCCGCCAGTTGTGTGGAAATTCTGAAAGCCTTACAAAAGGCGGGTTACACGATCGAGGATGTCCCGCAAACGAGCGATGAATTGATTCGGCGATTGACCCAAGGATTCACGAACGATCCAGAAAGTCAAACTGTTATATCCCATGATTTATTCTACGATCGAGATTGCTTCAATAGGGAATTTTCAGATTTACCAGAAATTGTCCAGCAACAAATTCAACAACGCTGGAATGGTCATGAATCGGGGGAAACCCATGGACGATCGCAGGCTTTTCCGATCGCGGGGATTTGCCTGGGGAATGTCTTTGTGGGGGTTCAACCTTCGCGGGGCTACGATCACGATCCGGCTTTGAATTACCACGCGCCGGACTTGGAACCCACACTGGAATATTTAGCGTTTTACAGTTGGGTGCGATCGCAGTTTGGCAGTCACGCGATCGTCCATGTGGGTAAACATGGCAATTTGGAATGGCTTCCCGGAAAAAGTGTTGCGCTCTCGGAGCAGTGTTATCCCGAAGTGGCGTTGGGTGCCCTGCCCCATTTCTATCCCTTTATCGTCAATGATCCCGGTGAAGGTTCCCAGTCGAAGCGCCGCGCCCAAGCAGTGATTATTGATCACCTGACGCCTCCCATGACTCGCGCGGAGCTGTACGGCAACTTGCAACAGTTAGAGAATCTGGTGGATGAATACTATGAGGCGATTAATCTCAACCCTGGCCGAATGGGTTTAATTAGCGAAAAAATTACAGAATTGCTTACCCAAGAACATCTCGATCGGGATTGGCAATTGCCTGCGATCGAGATTGCAGCCGGTAATGATTTTGAAGAAACGGTCTTGACTAGTCTCGATCGTAATTTGTGTGAACTGAAGGATGCCCAAATTCGCGATGGGTTACATATTTTTGGGCAATGTCCCGAGGGCACTCAACTGCGGGATCTAATCATTGCGATCGCCCGCCATCCCCAACCGGGTCGCATGGGATTAACCCGCGCGATCGCGGAAGCTTGGAATTTAGAGTTCGATCCGCTGACGGCAGATCCGGCGGAACCGTTTGTTCAGGCTTTACCCAGTCAATCCAGCCAATCCAGTCAATCCACGGGCGATCGGGAAGGCAAAAGCACTTGGCGTAAGGTAGGCGATGGGATCGCAGCGATCGAAGCAGAAGCAATCCGATTGGTCGATCGATTGCTAGATTCATCAGTATCTGAATCGTTAGCGTTGATCCTAGAGGGATCGATCCCCCTAAATCCCCCTTTTAAAGGGGGACTTGACAATCCTTCGAGCTTCCTAAATCCCCCTAATCTTCCTGTAACAGGACTTTCAGAATCGCGAATCCAGGCCCTTCAGCAGGAACTGCACTGGATTGTGAATACGTTACTACCCAACTTGCAAGCAACCACTCAGGAAATTACAGGGTTACTCCATGGGTTATCCGGCGGGTATGTTCCAGCGGCTCCCTCCGGTGCTCCCACCCGAGGCCGTCCAGAGGTGCTGCCGACGGGGCGTAATTTCTATTCGGTGGATATTCGCGCCATCCCCACCGAAAGTGCTTGGGATGTGGGTCGCCGTGCTGCGGAAGCCCTGATTGAACGCTACACCCAGGAGAATGGGGATTATCCGAAAACCCTGGGACTCTCGATTTGGGGCACCTCTACGATGCGCACGGGGGGCGATGATTTGGCGGAGGCGTTGGCGTTGTTGGGTGTACAACCGATTTGGGATGGGTCTTCGCGCCGAGTGGTGGATTTTGAAATCATTCCCCTCAGCATTCTCGATCGACCTCGCGTCGATGTCACCTTAAGGATTTCTGGATTTTTCCGGGATGCGTTTCCTAATCTAATTGATTTGTTTGACCAAGCTGTGGCCAAGGTGGCTGCGTTGGATGAACCGGCAGAGGATAACCCCCTTGCAGCCCGTTGTCGGCAGGAGTCGATCGCGTGGCAAGCCCAGGGTTTACCGGAAGACCAAGCGATCGAGCGATCGCAGTATCGCATTTTCGGCTCAAAACCGGGGGCCTATGGTGCGGGTTTACAGGGAGTGATCGAAGCACAGAACTGGACGACCGATGCCGACCTGGCCCAAGCTTATATTAACTGGAGCAGCTACGCCTACACCGGAGCCGCGATCGGGCAGTCTGCGCCGGAAGCCTTCACGCAACGGTTACAACAATTAGAAATCGTCCTGCACAACCAAGATAATCGCGAACATGATCTCTTGGATTCCGATGATTACTACCAATTCCAGGGCGGACTGACTGCTGCCGTGCGCACCGTCCAAGGTCGCCAACCCCAAACCTATTTCGGCGACCATGCCCTGCCGGAACGACCGCGCATTCGCACCCTCCAGGAGGAAATTGCTAAGGTCTATCGATCGCGGGTGGTGAATCCCAAGTGGATCGCTGGAGCGATGCGCCACGGCTACAAGGGAGCCTTTGAAATGGCAGCGACGGTGGATTATTTATTTGCCTACGATGCTACGGCTCGCTGCGTGGAAGACCACATGTACCAAGGCGTTGCCCAAGCCTACGTCCTCGATCCCACGGTGCAAACCTTTGTGCAGCAGCATAACCCCTGGGCATTGCGAGATATGGCAGAACGGTTACTGGAGGCCCACCAGCGGGGGCTGTGGGAACAGGCCAACGCCACCACGATCGCGCAATTGCAGGCGATCGTTCTGGAAGCAGAAGGTACGATCGAAGAACGTCAGTCCTAG
- a CDS encoding ATP-binding protein, translating into MSSSSFEEELRQQVEQERLINQVTTLIRQSLELPVILETAVQEVRKLLKADRLIIYQFNISAPACPVDFDQPTTAVPITVPQLDGITYESRAHDRIPSVLNLIADGWQLPATELRNKYQSGQSCSITDTSNSANTSVYFLPLGSDSVRSELATPILVQGHLWGLLIAHQCEQPRQWREQDCNCLERLADNLAIAIHQANLYAELQCQKDTLEQQVIERTQNLRDALYAAQSADQAKSEFLATMSHELRTPLTCVIGMAATLLRQTPETPLPSEKQKAYLQIIRDRGEHLLSLINDMLELSRLETGRTILNVREFSLVDLASQTLRQVQDQAQKKQITLFLKCANGANGEKTPRFLADPRRVQQILINLLSNAVKFTPAGGTVTLRVWQVADTATLQVEDTGIGIPEDQHPLLFQKFQQLDPSYRRHYEGTGLGLALTKQLVELHDGSISVASKVGEGSTFTVQLPSQVRSALDYVRSQEQPLPLLHQRILLLESNEEMAHVVCDLLNPAEYQVVWMTEIDLALQNFQILQPHGVIVSGSLLPEFWTGLTQQNEAIPPLLVIWSGDGDRPIADLSLMGLSTDVLVQPISQPDAFIDRVASLIARE; encoded by the coding sequence ATGTCATCGAGTTCCTTCGAGGAAGAATTACGACAACAGGTTGAGCAGGAGCGGCTGATCAATCAAGTCACCACGTTAATTCGCCAAAGCTTAGAACTTCCCGTGATTTTGGAAACGGCGGTTCAAGAGGTTCGCAAACTCCTGAAAGCCGATCGCTTAATCATCTACCAGTTCAATATTTCGGCTCCGGCCTGTCCCGTCGATTTCGACCAGCCCACGACGGCGGTTCCGATCACCGTGCCCCAGTTGGATGGCATTACCTACGAATCCCGCGCCCACGATCGCATTCCCTCTGTCCTGAACCTCATCGCGGACGGTTGGCAATTGCCTGCGACGGAATTGCGCAACAAGTATCAATCGGGCCAGTCCTGTAGCATTACTGACACCTCCAATTCCGCCAATACCTCCGTTTATTTTTTACCGTTGGGCAGCGATTCCGTGCGATCGGAACTGGCGACGCCGATTTTGGTTCAGGGTCATCTGTGGGGTTTGCTGATTGCCCATCAATGCGAACAACCCCGGCAGTGGCGAGAGCAGGACTGTAACTGTTTAGAGCGTTTGGCAGATAATCTGGCGATCGCGATTCACCAGGCCAACCTGTATGCCGAACTCCAATGTCAAAAAGACACCTTGGAACAACAGGTCATTGAACGGACGCAAAACCTGCGGGATGCCCTGTATGCAGCCCAGTCAGCGGATCAGGCCAAGAGTGAGTTTTTGGCAACCATGAGCCACGAGCTACGGACGCCGTTGACCTGTGTGATTGGCATGGCGGCGACGCTGCTGCGGCAAACGCCGGAAACGCCCTTGCCCTCTGAAAAACAAAAAGCGTATCTGCAAATTATTCGCGATCGGGGAGAGCACCTGCTGTCCTTAATTAACGACATGTTGGAACTGTCGCGGCTGGAAACGGGCCGCACGATTCTCAATGTACGCGAATTTTCTCTGGTGGATCTGGCCAGCCAAACCCTCCGTCAGGTTCAGGATCAAGCCCAGAAAAAACAAATTACCCTGTTCTTGAAATGTGCCAATGGGGCTAACGGCGAGAAAACCCCGCGCTTCCTAGCTGATCCACGACGGGTACAGCAAATTTTAATCAATCTGCTCAGCAACGCGGTGAAGTTTACGCCAGCGGGTGGAACGGTCACCCTGCGAGTCTGGCAAGTGGCCGATACCGCCACCCTTCAGGTAGAAGATACCGGCATCGGCATTCCCGAAGACCAGCATCCTCTCCTCTTCCAAAAGTTTCAGCAGTTGGATCCATCCTATCGCCGTCACTACGAGGGCACAGGCTTGGGGCTAGCCTTGACTAAACAACTGGTGGAACTGCATGACGGTAGTATCTCGGTCGCTTCCAAGGTCGGGGAAGGGTCTACTTTTACGGTTCAACTGCCCAGCCAGGTGCGATCGGCCCTTGACTACGTGCGATCGCAGGAGCAACCCTTACCACTGTTGCATCAGCGGATTTTACTGCTCGAATCCAATGAGGAGATGGCCCATGTGGTTTGTGATCTCCTAAATCCAGCAGAATATCAAGTGGTGTGGATGACGGAAATTGATCTGGCGCTGCAAAACTTCCAGATTCTCCAGCCCCATGGTGTAATTGTGTCTGGATCCTTGCTTCCAGAATTCTGGACTGGGTTAACCCAGCAGAACGAAGCCATTCCCCCGTTATTGGTCATCTGGTCGGGGGATGGCGATCGACCTATCGCTGACCTATCCTTAATGGGACTCTCGACGGATGTGCTGGTGCAGCCAATCTCGCAACCGGATGCTTTTATCGATCGCGTCGCTTCCCTGATTGCTAGGGAATAA
- a CDS encoding thioesterase family protein, with translation MGFIYDRTIRFSDTDAAGVVYFANGLNLCHEAYEASLQASGINLRTFFSAGQTVAFPIVHASIDFRRPMHCGDRIQVHLQPRSISESEYEIQYQIFIYENTVETGSTPLDTPPPRSTFPVATAITRHVCIDTLKRKHQPYTTAIKTWLSMLGGLDDLKA, from the coding sequence ATGGGTTTTATCTACGATCGCACGATTCGTTTTAGTGATACCGATGCAGCGGGAGTTGTCTACTTTGCCAATGGGTTAAACCTGTGCCACGAAGCCTACGAAGCCTCACTCCAAGCCAGCGGCATCAACCTCCGAACATTTTTTTCCGCTGGACAAACGGTGGCCTTTCCGATCGTTCACGCTAGCATCGATTTCCGTCGCCCAATGCACTGCGGCGATCGTATCCAGGTTCATCTGCAACCACGATCAATCAGCGAAAGTGAATATGAAATTCAGTACCAAATTTTCATCTATGAAAACACTGTAGAAACCGGATCAACTCCACTAGATACACCACCGCCACGATCAACATTCCCTGTCGCCACAGCTATTACCCGTCACGTCTGCATCGATACCCTGAAACGCAAACATCAACCCTACACAACAGCAATCAAAACCTGGCTATCAATGCTGGGAGGATTGGATGACTTAAAAGCTTAG
- the uvrB gene encoding excinuclease ABC subunit UvrB encodes MPQFNIQAPFEPKGDQPKAIAALKQSISQGNRYQTLLGATGTGKTHTIARVIEQLGRPTLVLAHNKTLAAQLCNELREFFPYNAVEYFISYYDYYQPEAYIPVSDTYIEKTASINEEIDMLRHSATRSLFERRDVIVVASISCIYGLGIPAEYLNAAIPFRVGEEVNQRQILRDLASVQYTRNDLDLGRGRFRVKGDVLEIGPAYEDRIIRVEFFGDEIDAIRYVDPVTGSTLQTLEAVNIYPARHFVTPEDRLEDACNAIEQELKERLEELEKEGKLLEAQRLEQRTRYDLEVLREVGFCNGVENYSRHLAGREAGAPPECLVDYFPEDWLLVIDESHVTIPQIRAMYNGDQARKKVLIDHGFRLPSAADNRPLKADEFWNKVKQGIFVSATPGNWELEISEDHIVEQVIRPTGVLDPEVVVRPTEGQVDDLLAEIQERVTKKERVLVTTLTKRMAEDLTEYFQERSVRVRYLHSEINSIERIEIIQDLREGVFDVLIGVNLLREGLDLPEVSLVAILDADKEGFLRAERSLIQTIGRAARHVQGQAILYADNMTDSMVKAISETERRRAIQMAHNEKHGIVPMPIVKKSSNAILAFLEVSRRLNSQELEQAYVQADDIPLENIPELIKQFESQMKEAAKNLEFEEAAKYRDKIKHLRDKLTGSRT; translated from the coding sequence ATGCCACAGTTCAACATCCAAGCCCCCTTTGAACCCAAGGGTGACCAACCGAAGGCGATCGCGGCGCTCAAACAGTCCATCAGCCAAGGAAATCGCTATCAAACGCTGCTCGGAGCCACCGGAACGGGAAAAACCCACACGATCGCCCGTGTGATTGAGCAATTGGGCAGACCCACCCTCGTCTTGGCCCACAACAAAACCCTGGCGGCTCAACTCTGCAACGAGCTACGGGAATTTTTTCCCTACAATGCCGTGGAATATTTCATCAGCTATTACGACTACTATCAACCGGAAGCCTACATTCCCGTTAGCGATACTTACATTGAAAAAACGGCTTCCATTAACGAAGAAATTGATATGCTGCGCCATTCCGCGACCCGATCGCTGTTTGAGCGGCGGGATGTGATTGTGGTGGCGTCGATTAGTTGCATTTACGGTTTGGGGATTCCCGCTGAATATTTAAACGCAGCGATTCCCTTTCGTGTGGGGGAGGAGGTCAACCAACGGCAAATTCTGCGGGATCTGGCTTCGGTACAGTACACCCGCAATGATCTCGATCTTGGGCGGGGGCGTTTCCGGGTGAAGGGGGACGTTTTGGAAATTGGGCCGGCCTACGAAGACCGCATTATTCGAGTCGAGTTTTTTGGGGATGAAATTGATGCGATTCGCTACGTTGATCCTGTGACAGGCAGTACATTGCAAACCCTAGAAGCCGTCAATATCTACCCCGCTCGCCACTTCGTTACGCCGGAGGATCGGTTGGAGGATGCCTGCAATGCGATCGAACAGGAATTAAAGGAACGTCTAGAAGAACTGGAAAAAGAGGGGAAGTTACTGGAAGCCCAACGCTTAGAACAACGAACTCGTTATGATTTAGAAGTCCTACGAGAGGTTGGTTTTTGCAATGGGGTGGAAAACTACTCTCGGCACTTAGCGGGCCGTGAAGCCGGAGCCCCTCCAGAATGCTTGGTGGACTATTTTCCAGAAGATTGGCTCCTGGTGATTGACGAATCCCACGTAACCATTCCACAAATTCGCGCGATGTACAACGGGGATCAAGCCCGCAAAAAGGTCTTGATCGACCACGGTTTTCGCCTACCCAGTGCCGCAGACAATCGCCCCCTAAAAGCCGATGAGTTTTGGAACAAGGTCAAGCAAGGGATTTTTGTTTCAGCAACCCCTGGGAATTGGGAACTGGAAATTTCCGAAGATCACATTGTTGAGCAGGTGATTCGACCCACGGGCGTACTTGATCCGGAAGTGGTGGTACGTCCCACGGAAGGGCAGGTGGACGACCTTCTTGCGGAAATTCAGGAACGGGTTACTAAGAAAGAGCGCGTGTTGGTTACCACATTGACCAAACGGATGGCGGAGGATTTAACGGAGTATTTCCAAGAGCGTAGCGTGCGGGTTCGCTATTTGCATTCAGAAATCAATTCGATCGAACGGATTGAAATCATTCAAGACCTCCGGGAAGGGGTTTTTGATGTGCTGATTGGGGTAAACCTATTGCGGGAAGGGTTAGACCTGCCAGAGGTCTCGTTGGTGGCGATTCTGGATGCGGATAAGGAAGGGTTCCTGCGGGCAGAACGATCGCTGATTCAAACGATCGGGCGGGCGGCGCGTCACGTACAGGGGCAGGCGATTTTGTACGCCGATAACATGACCGATAGTATGGTCAAGGCGATTAGTGAAACCGAACGTCGTCGCGCGATTCAAATGGCCCATAACGAAAAGCATGGCATTGTCCCCATGCCGATCGTCAAGAAATCCAGCAATGCCATTCTCGCCTTTCTGGAAGTGTCTCGCCGCTTGAATTCCCAGGAACTGGAGCAGGCTTACGTCCAAGCGGATGACATTCCCTTGGAAAATATTCCAGAACTGATCAAACAATTTGAATCGCAAATGAAGGAGGCCGCGAAGAATTTGGAATTTGAGGAAGCTGCGAAATACCGCGACAAGATCAAGCACCTACGGGATAAGCTGACTGGCAGCCGAACCTAG
- a CDS encoding ADP-ribosylglycohydrolase family protein → MLLEMAVGDAYGAGFEYVPEFALQRNDLSGYLQHTKYQIQPGKYTDDTQMSLAIAEAIVAEDDWNPAALADRFVQVFHRDPREGYASRFYQFLQDTQTGDEFLANIQPWSERSGAAMRAGPIGVFSDPTEVLEKAALQAKLTHNTPAGIAAAQAAALMSHYFLHQLGDKAALGQFLERQIPGYSWAEPWGDPVGEKGWMAVRAAITAIVNHDRLSEILRACIAFGGDVDTVATIALAAASGSVEVTPDLPQHLVDGLENDRYGRDYLCALDAQLLQKVSLS, encoded by the coding sequence ATGTTACTAGAAATGGCGGTGGGAGATGCCTACGGAGCTGGATTTGAATATGTTCCCGAATTTGCACTGCAACGAAATGATTTATCGGGTTATTTACAACATACGAAATATCAGATTCAACCGGGGAAATATACAGACGATACACAAATGAGCTTAGCGATCGCGGAAGCGATTGTCGCAGAAGACGATTGGAACCCAGCGGCGTTGGCCGATCGCTTTGTTCAAGTATTCCATCGTGATCCGCGTGAGGGATACGCCTCTCGGTTTTACCAGTTTTTGCAGGACACTCAAACGGGGGATGAATTTCTCGCCAACATTCAACCTTGGAGTGAACGAAGTGGAGCCGCGATGCGAGCTGGCCCGATCGGCGTGTTTTCCGATCCCACTGAAGTCTTAGAAAAAGCGGCCCTTCAAGCTAAGCTGACCCACAATACCCCCGCAGGCATTGCCGCTGCCCAGGCCGCTGCTTTGATGAGCCATTATTTTTTGCACCAGTTAGGGGACAAAGCGGCATTGGGCCAGTTCCTAGAGCGCCAGATACCGGGCTATAGCTGGGCCGAACCCTGGGGCGACCCCGTGGGGGAAAAGGGCTGGATGGCGGTGCGGGCTGCCATCACCGCGATCGTGAACCATGACCGTCTCAGCGAAATTCTACGGGCCTGCATTGCCTTTGGTGGCGATGTGGATACCGTTGCCACGATCGCCCTGGCCGCCGCCAGTGGGAGCGTAGAAGTCACCCCAGATTTGCCCCAGCACTTGGTAGATGGGCTAGAAAACGATCGCTATGGTCGGGACTATCTCTGTGCGCTGGATGCCCAACTGTTACAAAAAGTCTCGCTATCATAG